The DNA segment TTCTTacgttgagaggcagtgggtcctcctcCGGAAAAGCCGCCAGAAatggtgtgcacttctccgTGAGTCGGTATTTCGTGCGCTTGACCCTCCTCTGGTATCGCCAGGGCTGTGGTCGTAGTAGACCCAGCGAGATAATCTTTtaggaaaccattcttcacaagtTCATCCAACTGATAACCCAGCGCtaagcagttgttaatatggtgcccgAACGCTTCGTGAAACTTGCACCACGACTCTTTGTggggtcccaacaccttgtcggaCTTCACCGGTGGCCTTAACCtatcagctatgttgggcacaacgatgaggtctttaagtTCCACCATGAAATTGTGCCTTAGGGGTCTATTTCCTTTCTCCTTCCCTCTGCTCGAAACCCTAGGCTGGATCCTTCTTGCCTCGTAGGGGCGCTTCCTGTCTTGGTTCTTCCTCTCTGTGGCGGCTTCGTGGACCCTGGCGGGTTGTGCGCGCATATGCACTCTCGGGCCTGTGGGCGCGACAGTTGTGCGCTTCTCGTATACCTCACCCTCAGaggcaatatgttctaccgcgCGACGCCTTATTTCAGCAAAAGACTTGGGGCGATTGCGTATGAGTGATTCGCAGAAAGGCCCAGGAGACACCCTTTTTCTGAATgtgtacacgatcatgggctcctccttggtgccaaccttcaccacatgcgccccaaagcggcttatgtattccttcaaagtctcaccttgatactgcttcacgtagAACAGGTCGTATGACACTGGGGGTGGAGCCCTGTTGGCTAgatactgttctctgaataacgGCGATAGTTGTGTAAAGgacgtgatatgaccctctgggaggctgacgaaccagtccatggccatcccagtcaagatgctcatgaagagcttgcaccttacggcatcagagccgccaaccagcatcatctgcgtgttgaacgcagtgaggtgcgcctcagggtcccctatccctgtgaaggttactTGGGCCCCGTGAATGTGTTGGGAAATCGCTGTCTCTAGATCGCCTGTGAGAACGGCGTTGAGAA comes from the Phaseolus vulgaris cultivar G19833 chromosome 8, P. vulgaris v2.0, whole genome shotgun sequence genome and includes:
- the LOC137824790 gene encoding uncharacterized protein codes for the protein MAMDWFVSLPEGHITSFTQLSPLFREQYLANRAPPPVSYDLFYVKQYQGETLKEYISRFGAHVVKVGTKEEPMIVYTFRKRVSPGPFCESLIRNRPKSFAEIRRRAVEHIASEGEVYEKRTTVAPTGPRVHMRAQPARVHEAATERKNQDRKRPYEARRIQPRVSSRGKEKGNRPLRHNFMVELKDLIVVPNIADRLRPPVKSDKVLGPHKESWCKFHEAFGHHINNCLALGYQLDELVKNGFLKDYLAGSTTTTALAIPEEGQAHEIPTHGEVHTISGGFSGGGPTASQRKKYVRSVSSVAEEFPDDPWESDLVFIRSDLRDVVPHDNDPVVISVITAGRKVHRVLVDQGSFVDVMFWSTFNKLQLSPGLLRPYTGCLYGFADNPVEVRGYLELRTTFTDGAASRTESIRYLVVNSNSAYNILLGKPALNRLRAVSSTRHMKMKFPDLSGKVIVIKSDQEEARKCYENSLKTKRGVVMVIERPPISDSRMELESLEEATPIGATPIEDVRAEESYGDASPMEEGYPEASLMEEASEEAIPDAFDSATPIEEDHRNESRAG